In Helianthus annuus cultivar XRQ/B chromosome 9, HanXRQr2.0-SUNRISE, whole genome shotgun sequence, the following are encoded in one genomic region:
- the LOC110905356 gene encoding uncharacterized protein LOC110905356 — MRESKQNEAGTSSKGWALFGIFSCIFFVISTLFCCGGFIYKTQVQRQHGIDALPGMTILSACLETVSGGGGYMRADDFNGAYASQASWTREPVSDAGSSRTSERRYGT; from the exons ATGCGCG AATCCAAGCAAAATGAAGCAGGAACATCTTCGAAAGGATGGGCTCTATTTGGAATCTTTTCTTGCAT ATTCTTTGTCATTTCAACATTGTTCTGCTGCGGTGGCTTTATTTACAAGACTCAAGTACAAAGA CAGCATGGAATTGATGCACTGCCTGGCATGACCATTTTATCTGCATGTTTGGAGACT GTGAGTGGTGGGGGAGGTTACATGCGGGCGGATGATTTTAATGGTGCGTATGCAAGTCAAGCCTCATGGACCCGTGAGCCTGTTTCGGATGCAGGATCTTCAAGAACAAGTGAGAGAAGATATGGGACCTAA